The Mustela nigripes isolate SB6536 chromosome 6, MUSNIG.SB6536, whole genome shotgun sequence DNA window AGTCTACAGGGATGATAACAGGTCCACATTGGTCTTTGCATCTGCTGTGTGGTAGAGGCAACGCCACCGGTCTTCATTTTCAGAAGCAGGCACGGCTCCAAAATTGCCCGATTCACATCATGAGTACATGGTACAAGGCACGCATGTTATCGGTACAGAGAGCGCTTCGACAGAAATCCTCCGGTTTTTAAAATCCTGACAAGGCCATTTTTACCTCAAAGGGCTATTACACTTTCATGTCTTTGTTCCTTCATTGGGAGTCAATACTTACTCCCAAGCCTGTGCCGGCTCATCCAGCCCTTTCTCAGAAAGACCAGAGCCGGGAATGGGCAGGGCACACGCTGGTAATACCAAGATGCTTTACAGGCAGCAAGAGCAGCAGACTAAGGATGGTAAGCAGCCTTCTCCCAGACCCCACCCCCGAAACAAGATCCTCAAGGGGctgcaagaaaagaaagaacaattctCTACTGGAGTCAGACATCCCTCAAAGGGATGAGTCTGTTATGACTCATGCAGGTCGGGGGAGGAGATAAGAACCTAAGGTGGAATGATCTTGTCTGTAAAGTTTTAGCAGATGGAGGTAAATCATGTCATTTGCTTAACTTTGGAAAATGCAGTGGGTCTCGTCCCCCGAGGGTGGAATGCAAAGTAAGCCCAGCATTCCACCTCCGCTCTTCCCAAGACAGAGGTGGTGGGCAACGCTGCTTTTTAAGAAGCCGCATGCTAACTTCAGATGGCACAGAATTCAAGACCAGAACTGCAATGACTTATTCGTCACATTTTCCATCTTTAGCTCCTTTGGGGGTAAAAATACCACAGAAGGAATAAAATGGCTTTTCTCGCTGTATGTCCTTCTTGTGTTTTGCTGTTCAAAAGAGCCCACACAACCACATTCTCTATTACAAAAATTAATACCTCTCCTAGTAAAAGCCCTCTCTAGAATTACAGCTTTGGTTTCAGAACTGGCAACCCAATTAGCTCAAATTAACATCAACTGCATCAACGATATGCCAGCCAGCACGGCCAAGGTCTTTCAAAAATGAGGGTAATGATGCCGCATCTATTCTTCTAATGATAGTAAGAGAAGGAGACTGAGGAGTGAGCCTTTGTTCAGAGGAATGACAGCTGCATgaagcctttttaaaatgaacGACTTTGGGGGGTTAAAGGGTTAGTGCTGGTTTTGTGAAATGCCATCACAGGACTCTGAAGCATCTGGAGGGAGGTCTTTTGAGTCAGGAGGGAGCAGAATGAATGGCTTCCTGGTGGTGGTTTTCAGAACCTACGTACCAATGCATCTGTGCACAAGGAGCATTAAATCCGCCTCCGGAGACGTGAGGGAGTCACACTGAATACCAGGAGAGTTCAACTTGTGCGTCTGAACTACTCCTTCATTCTGCTGTGGCTCAGAGTTCCCATCTGCATAGTGGAAAAACAGGTGTCGTCTCTGCCCGCGGGGACCGGCAGccaggtggggaagagagagctAGAAAGCACAAATGCCTTCTCCAAAGAAAGGCAGGGTTCAAGTAGCAAAAAACTCAACAAAGCACTTCAATCAAAAAAGCACAAGATTCAAGTAACAGAACTACGGGGGCCCCACTGAGACCCGAAAGGAGAGCTGGTAGGTGAGTGACTAGGGGGCGGAAGACACAGGACAAGCTCTGCAGAGCCCATCACGTCCTCCCCGCACTGAGGACCTGAACTCTTCATCAGAGGACAGAAAGCTTCGTGGAATCAGCCCGCTACTCAGGCCGATGGTTGGATACCCATCCCATGTGTGTTCTCTGCATAAGATCTTCAAGTTGTTGTACCAACCTAAGTTTCAGCAGATACaggttttcttcattttgcagacagaaacaggaagaatggCTATCTACATTCTTCTCCTGCACTTTAgcataagaattaaaaaaaaaaaaaatcttgagctTGGCTGAAAGAAACTactaaagaaacacacacatacacacacacatacattcccTCGGTGGGACTGGAAGAGGGAAATTAAGAAGTTTTTTGCAATAAAGAAACTTACTTCCTTTTTACAGTTTCTATTCTAGTAAGTTAGCGTGTGCGTGCTCTGGGGTCGGAAACACCCAGGGAACCAGAAGATTTGAGGGGAGGGTGGTCACGGGGACCCCTGCAGGTCCTcagaacaggaagaaggaagaggggttAACAGTCCAGATTCACAGTCTTGTCTAAACAAGTCACAATGAAAAACTGGGAAAACGTCACACTTGAAAACTACGCTATTTATTCTGCCACAAGAATTCACTGGATCCGTGATCGATAGGTGGGGAAGACGGACCCTTTCGAGCTCCCATTCTCAAAGTTCTAGTTCGCAGTTCCATGTCCCGGTGTTCATCTCTGAACCTGTCGACTCGTTTTCACGGGGCAGTCAAAACGCTTTTGGAGCCATTCAGCTGGAATCCTTAGGCCGCTGGGAGAAGGTGAATGGAGAATCAGCTACCGTGGGCCATCATCGTTTCTTTGTACCACTGCTTCCACCCCCCGATTTGCTGAAGCTCCTGCTCATGTGAGGAAAGTGCACGGTGGGGGTTCTTTCGGTAGGACCATACAATCCCAAATTCCTGGCGGTGGCTGACTTCCGCAGCGGTTTGACGCTGGGGAAAGGGCTGAAGATGGGTGCTTTCGGGTGGCTGCCCTGGGGAGGCTTGCTAGGGGCTCTGTTTTCACCGGGGGCCTCAGACAGCTCTGAGAAGGGCGGTGGGCAGGGCTGGTGTGCCTTGGGCTCCGGGCCTGCAGCTGCATCCCTCTGGCTCAGTTCCAGGGCTTCTAACTTCACCTGGACCTCAGACACGTCGGCATCAGCCTCCCCGAACGAGGGCTCTGGGGACCGCCCTTCGATCGTCCGCCCTGTGCTGCTTCCGGAGCAGCTGCCCTCCCTTCCGGCGGCTGCCCCACTGGAGGAGGCCTCTGCTGCCCCCAGGCTGCTAGTCTTGCATCCCTCATTCTGCTCCTCGATCAGCCCGACGGTGTCCCCGCAGCCCAGCTGACTCCTGGTCCTCGTCATGGTCTTTTTGTGGACTCGGATGTGAGTCCGCCACGGCGAATTGAGCTTTGTCTTCAGGTCTTCGTAGGGGACAGGAGACATCTTGCCTCCCATGTGACCAGGGATGTGGATGACGGCGTTCTTGGCAGGTCTGTTTgacattttcatcttctttcctaAAAGAAGGTGGTTGATAACTGGAGAGTTGTTCACCTGAGACGGGAGAATGCTGGTCACTGGCCCTTTGTCTGAAAGAAATGGTGAAAGGTTGGATGAAACGTACCACAGAGAAACCAGCCATCATAGTACGAGAATCACATAGAGCTTATCCCCCAATCTCGCCCATGTATTTCCCAGATTTGGGCAGAGCCATGTGACTGAAGGTAACAAAAACTGAATTCAACCCTAGAGCCCCGGCATACCCATTCCCTCCTCttcagagaggaggagacaggagacTGAGACTCATTGGTCCCTTGTTGCTAATTCATGGGCAGATGCCCTGTTTCTTCCCAAGAGTTTTtgtctctgagaaacaagctcAGAGGTCTTCTATCTAGAAAATCttagaagactttttaaaaataagtcaaacactATGACCATTTGGATGATCAGCTGTTAGCTCCTGAGAGGTAGGAAAAGAACACACACCATGTATTGTGAAGTGAGAGACGGCAGGATGAGAGAAGTGATTAATAAGGTGGTAAAAACACAGTGAAGTCACTGCTCCCCGATGCCTGGTCCTAAGTACGAAAATCCATCCCTGTGCCCTCAATGGACTTTGAAAGCAAACTGAAGACTGGAGAGTACCAAAAGCTGTGTTCTCCTGGAGGGCACTGTTGATAGTATTATTGTCCTTCTTCTCCCTTGGCTAAGACCAAGCGTCTCTTTCAGATGATGCTCAAACACATATGGCCCCAGGGAGAAGGCCCCACCATCTTCGTGTGAACAACCTTTGTCCTGATGTCCATGTCATCTGCTGAACTCACTTCTATACTTCTCAACTACTGTCATCTACCTCTGGTCACACTCCAGTCCTTACTGAAGATGCCTCCTCTTCACTCCATATCCTATTACCCACCCTCGGTCGCTTGactgtttctctgactgacccaTCCGCACACTTCCTTCTACCACCCCAATTCCATCCTAAACCTCATCACTGAGATCTACCTTCCctgaaaaatatttaactctCCTATTGTTCTCTTTGACTCTTCTAGTCTCTCTCAATATAGCCATTGACGGTACTGGGCCAAAGAGACTTGAGTTCTTTGATCTTTCAACCCCTTGTCTGTCTCTGGGTCACTCATACCCCTACCAGGCTAGATGTGTGGCTAATCACTGGGACTGGTGCCTCACCAATAACCAGACATTTCCAACATCCCTATGCCTTGATGCCTGGCAAAATCCTAACCCTGGAGCCACAAATCACATTATCTTTTGCaaaagtggggtgggaggtgggatcACACAGACGTGTGGACTGAAAGCCCTTCAGATGCATTAACTTCCTATTTTATTAGGTCCTCAAAGACACTGAacaatccttttctttccttcttccattccatCCCATGACCTTTATCCAAATCTTCCTTAGTTTCTCTACTCCCCCACTTTAGTCCCCCAACTGACTCCCAAGCAAATGACTTTTCCTCCAATTGCTCCACAAAAACAGAAGCTATCAGATCCATAAGGCCTAACTTCCTGTCCTCCCTAACCTGGGAGGCTGGTACCTCAACCACCACTCAACCACCATGTTCACCATCGTCCTTTCCATCTCAGGTGCAGCCTCTCCTGCCCACAGTGCTGATGCCACCTTCTGCCATCGCCTCTAAAAGCTTGCTACTCAAAGCGGGATCCCCACCCAGCAATATTGGCATCACCCAGGAGCTTGCTGGAAATGCATAATCTCAGCCCCACCCCAAACCTGCTGAAACAGACTCTTCATTTTAACAGATCCCCAAGTGATTTATATGCACCCTGAAGTTTCAGAAGCAATGCTCTAGAAAATTGCTTTTGAGCAACAATCTCTCCCTAAAAAGGACCATGTAAACTGTGATCTAGAGGAGTCAGCCAACTTTTCCTGAAAAGGACCTGATTCTAGGTAATTTTAGACACTATAGTGTATAAGCagtcatagacaatatgtaaataaatgggcATGCCTGTGTTcacataaaactttatttacagaaacaggcaGCTAGGAGGATTTGGCCTGTGGAGCATAGTTTACTGACCCCTGACTAGAGCACAAGGCACTGGGCTGACCTAATAAGCACTGAGAATACCAACTGTTCACCATCCCACCCAGAGATGGGTACGGTGCAGTTGAAAATGGACGATACAAGGAATCAGAACACAGGGGTCTAGCTCTGGCCTGACCACCCACCACAGCTACTAACTCTGCGAAGCCTTCCTGAGACACCATTCCCTCATCTTTTAAAAGGACATAAGAATATCCATCCTTACCTTCCTCACAGATGTGCTTCAAGGACAAAATGAGGATACGCATGAGCCAGTGCTTTGAACATTAAAGTGCTACCCTTGTTTCCTTTGCACCTTCTTTCTTAAGGATTCAGGCTGAAGTAAGATTCTTGGGGAAGCGGTCCACTCCTCCCGCACAAGTGTAAGGTAAGTTCAGTTTTTGTGCAAAATCAGTCACACGCTCGCACAAGCCTCTTAGAAACATGGCAACTTCCTATTTTGATTAACACTGGGCAGGCATCATAATCATTAGGATTTCACTTGGAACAAGACAAACCACTTCCCAAATCAGCATGTGTTAAATAATAAAGCAGACTGTTCCCTGGgatttttagaagaagaaaaaaaaaaaaaggcagtttgaCAGTCCTTGGAAAAGAGCATTTCCAACTGTATTCCAATTACGTTCTTCTCAGCAGACCCCCAAGACACTGCTAAACTATCAGTGAGGCACagggatgggttttttttttttttcctttctgtgtgacCATGACTATTGGTTATATGACTACCTACATGACTGGTGGGTAGCTTCATGTACTAGCCCACAGAAGAATAGGTTCTAGAGGCGAGAGCTCCAAAATGTCTCAAGTCCAAGGACTGCTTGGCGTCTGCAACATTTTCATCATTCGGCTACCCCTCTCCACAAGCACACAGAGTAAAGATGTGTTTACTACCATCAGCTGCCTGGTTCTTGGTACCTAAAAGGAACCCGTGGACTTTTTCTTCTGCAGGgcctgataaaataaaaaatgagatgcCAAATGTGCTGTCCGCTCGGGCCAGCCGTGTCTGTGGTTGCTGAGCCACTGCGAGTTGCCATGAGGAGGCCGTCCTCGGAGCACTCGTTCTTTCTTCCACAAGGTGACACAGACTTGAAATCGTTCCGAAAACCACATTACCTGCCCGGATGTACACCTGGTggacctgctgctgctgcttcttcttaaTCCGAGAATACTGCTGCTTCAGCGCGTTGATGTCCGTGGTCATGCGCTCCATCATCATGCTGTTGAAGGCCGCGTGGTACTCACTCCGACAGGAATTGATCGCTCCCGGACTCAGCTCCGCGATGTTGTTAGACCGCAGACTCTGCTCTTCATTCGGTTCTGCACTCCAGGGGAGAGGGATAGGACGGTGTCATGGGGGAGAAAGGGATTAATGAGCATGGGTGACACTATGCCCCAGGGTTCGAaccatcaatcaatcaatcaatcaatcagtttGCACAATTTGTCTGATAGGTGTTTTCCTTTGGCCCTGAAAATAGGTCTGCATTTTCTTATTAGCCTAACTGTGGATCCCAAACAAGCTGGGTGGGTTCACTGTTGCATTTTTATTACCACTTTGTTCATTACGTAGACCTAAGATCAATTGTTTCCATGTAAAAGTCACTGCCATTCCCCACAACTCCCTCAGGGAAAGGGGAACTCCAGGTGTCTGAAGTCAGTTTAGAGATTTGCATGTAATTGTATCAGGACTTACAAGGAATTGATTATAGAGTTTAGTCAGTCATTAGAAGTGAGTTTTTCTTAAGTTAAAAATAGCAACACGTTCTATAAAATCATCAGAACTTCAGATCACTGCATCtctagcaaatttttttttcatgtaaaaaacaTTTCCTGCTGTCTACTCTGTATGTTTTGTCCATTgtggtttctcctcctctgatACCTACAACTAATAGATTCATCTAAGATTACATCTAAGAAGCAGAAATAAGCACGGTGTGAGGGCACACACACATATTGCACAAGCTTTTCTAGCACAATATAGGAAAGTGGCCTAGGaaccagcttttaaaaattgactaatgggggggtgtctgggtggctcagtgggttaagcctctgcctttggcccacgtcatgatctcagagtcctgggatcgagcccccgcatcgggctctctgctcagcagggaacttgcctccccctctctctctacctgcctctctgcctacttgtgatctctctctctctgtcaaataaataaataaaatcttaaaaaaaaattattaatggggCATTTCAATTATGTTAACATCTACTCAAAGTGTTATCCAGATAAAGCCTAAATATCAGATAAGCTTACTTACTTTTTCacagaaaacacttttttaaggagaaaaaaattaaaacggGCCTGCTAATCTGAGCTTACTTAAAACTGACAAGAAAGGCTAATGACAAAACTTGAGAGAAAGTGATCCTATCATCCTGAAGTACGTAACAGCTACccagacagaaaaacagaagggaaaagggtggggtggggggggacataCAGCCAGACTACcgaaacacagatgcaaaaattttggagttaaaaatacatattgatttCATGGGGCTACACACCAAAAGCTGAAATTCAGGTCACAGAGAGAAGGGGTGGAGGACATGACAAAATCAATAGGACTCTTGCTGAGTTTAGGtgttttaaaagccatttaaagAGATGAGAGGACATAGCAAAGACATACACGCAAAGTCACGTGAATCAAAACTTTATAGCAGGCTAAAAGTCAAAACAAGCTAAGGCTTAAGGACCAGATTACCATGAAAcaacagcaggcagaagaaaacagccaaacaaacaaaaaaaaagaaaccttctaaacacaaagaacaaaaatgagaaaatagccCCACGACTCTGAAAAGGCAGTAGGAAACTGGCCAAGGGCCAAGAATATGCAGAGGGCCTGCTACCTCTTGTCTCTGTCCTCTTTTGCAAGGAATACAGTCTTCAAACTAGAAGACGTAGAACAAATGTCCTAAAGAAGGAACCGCCACCCAAGATAGGAAAGAACATATGGGGATGGACCACCCTCCACATGGCAGGAGGACCACCAACTGCTTCCTAAGAGTTCATTCTATCAATGGTGTCCAGACCACAGGAAGTCCATtctccacaagaaaaaaaaacaaatgtagcaTAGCATCCAACTCAAAGGGAGACACGACCCAACCGCAGGGCATTAAAAGGTGAATATACAGAATATTAAAAGTTCTATaagtcgggatgcctgggtgactcagtgggttaggcccctgccttcggctcaggtcatgatcccagggtcctgggactgagccccgcattaggttctccgctcagtggggagcctgcttcccttcctctctctctgcctgcttctctgcctacttgtgatctctgtcaaataaataaatgaaatctttaaaaaaaaaaagttctagaagtCGTATCTTTTGAAAAACTCCTAACTTGGACGACACGATGGCTGTCCTCAAAGATCTGGTGAAATGTccaacagaagaggaagaagacttgttctgttttgttcaaaAGAACTATTAAAAGAACTGGTAGGTGGAGATTATCTCTTCATGACTAGAAGTCATGGACTAAGCAGAGGATCCAGCAGAATGTCTTATGAGATAATGAGTTTTTAATCACTCAGATTCAAGTAGAGGCTATCTTAATGTTTCAGAGGACATTTCTATAGTGGAAAAGAAGCCAGTCTGTATCAATTGAACTCAGATACAATGTGGTACTAAGCATCTGTTCTACCCCAGGTTCTGAGCTAGGAAGCTGAGCATACCAAGTGGAATCAGGTAAAGGGGGCACAAAACtcctcagaaagaaaaagaaatatgtatgatGTATGCAACACCTCACAGAGAGATCCTACTAAGTGataaagtaggggtgcctgggtggcttagaaggttaagtgaccaactcttggattcagctccagtggtcatctcagggtcatgagattgagccctgccctgggctacatgatcatcatggagtctgcttgaggattctgcccctcccccatgtgtacacactttctctctctccctctctcaaaaataaataaatcttggggcacctgggtggctcagtgggttaagcctctgccttgggctcaggtcatgatctcagggtcctgggatcgagccccatattggcctctctgcccagcatggagcctgcttcccccccccctctctgcctgcctctccgcctacttgtgagctgtcaaataaataaaatctttaaaaaaaaaacttaaaataaataaataaatcttaaataaaagataaagtaaCACAGAAGACACTTTCAATAAAGATGGGTAATCAGGCCAGGAAACAGCAGGCATTTATCCGACAGAATAATAATTTAATACACAGAGATCGCCTACATAGAAAGCCACCTCTCTACCTTTGATCTGCTTTTGGTACTTCTGCAGTTCAGGTGCCAGGAGCCCACTGAACGGTCCAAGACACCCCACGGCAGTAGCGACAGCATCTTCATCGTCTGGGTCGTTCTCCTCATCACTGTCTCTGACCTTCCCATGCCgtcttggaaaacaaaaaagaagaaaaatattcaaggaaaatagtggtatttttaaaaaataaatgatacagtcACATGGCTTAAATGACATACACATGAGTTTTATATAGAAGTGGACATACAACATATCTATAAAAAGTCTCCATCCCTTCCCTGTCCAACTTCAGCCCCTGCCCCACCTAATTCCCAAAGGTGACCCTTGTTACTAATTTCTGATGTGTTCTTCAGTTTTTTTATGCATACATAAGCAATATAACTCTACAGTCTTACTGTTCTCTTTTTGAATAACTATCAGCATACTATCTACACTGTTGTGCACCTCACATCTATTTACCTAAAAATCTCTCCAGATTCACAAGTAGAGATTCCTCGCCCTGTTTTTATCACTGCATTAGATTGAATGCATGTGGTTCATGTTATGGGACCAGGCCACACACCTGAGTGGTCTACACTCACATACTGTCATTAAGCAATGCCACTATAAATAACCTGATACATACTGGGTTTGGGCAggtgtaaaaatatatttgtggagTAAGTCATAAAgacagaattgctgggtcaaaggaaATATGTACTAGTAATCTAGGGAAATACTGCCAAATTGCCTGCCACAAATCTTGTAATAATTAACCTCCAGCCAGCAATGTGCGAGAGTGTTTGCCTATAGCCTCATCAACAGAGTGCACATCAACCTTCTGAATTTTTATCCATCTGACAGATAAAAACAGAGTCTCAATCTAGCTTTAAGCTGTATTTCTCTTAATACCAGTGATGTCATTCCTCATGTAAACTACCTATGCCTATGCCCGTTCTCTCATCATTTTTCAATTgagtgttcattttcttattgatttctaggagctttatatatgcaaaataccaggtacaaatattttttcacaaacatttttttgtgCCTGTTCATGgaggtttgtttggtttggttctgTTTTCAATCATgcagaaaactatttttaaatgtacttaacTTTTTCCCTGGTGTTTTTGAATCCATGATTAAGGCCTTCCCTTTCCAAAGAACTAAAGatattttcccacattttcttctgctaattttattatttcattttttccatttaaataaaaaagtttcaCTATTGATTTGATATGCTAAGTTTTCAAACActaaatttctatatatatatttgtcaatgTCAGTCTTTACATTTCAAAATAGTTCATCTGTCTCTTCATGCACCTGTTCTAccctattttaattattaaaatgtttaatattcgATACTGTTAAATAAGTTTCTAAATACTCCTTTAGTTGATGCTTCAATCTTCTTTGGaaagtaaagttttaaaaatctgtctcttGAATGTCAATCAAAACCTTTGGGAAAGAGACATTCAGATTTTAAGCCccaaaatactttggaaaaaaaatacatatatatatctggGGATTAACAAATACAAAGTTACAATAACACATTAAAGTATTAAGCCTCCCATCATGAAAATAAGAAGGGGGGTGGATAAAAAGACCTTACCCAGAAACAGAGGTGGGTTTAACTGTGGCTGGGAATGGTGTAATGTTGTAGGTGTACTTTTCCCTCAACTCCGCCAACTGTGGGAAAGGGAATGGAGCCATAGAATAAACAgtctggaaaacaaaagcaaaaatgccaAGTCTGAAACGGTGGCCTCAGACAACTCTGATCAGTCCTGGGAAGACATTAGAGTTTTATGATTTGGATGTGAAGAGGTCGATTCTGCACCTTACCCAGCAGGTGGGAGATTCTATTCAATACCtgttttagagaaagacaacAGTAACTGATGAACACAGGGCTAAGTTCTCAAATCAATCCGGCTGTGACTAGGAATTCCAAGTGGTGaacaggaggagtcaagatggcggagaagtagcaggctgagactacttcagctagcaggagatcagctagatagcttacctaaagattgcaaacacctgcaaatccatcggcagatcgaagagaagaagaacag harbors:
- the TBC1D30 gene encoding TBC1 domain family member 30 isoform X3 translates to MRQDKLTGSLRRGGRCLKRQGGGGGGGGGVGTILSNVLKKRSCISRTAPRLLCTLEPGVDTKLKFTLEPSLGQNGFQQWYDALKAVARLSTGIPKEWRRKVWLTLADQYLHSIAIDWDKTMRFTFNERSNPDDDSMGIQIVKDLHRTGCSSYCGQEAEQDRVVLKRVLLAYARWNKNVGYCQGFNILAALILEVVEGNEGDALKIMIYLIDKVLPESYFVNNLRALSVDMAVFRDLLSLKLPELSQHLDTLQRTANKESGGGYEPPLTNVFTMQWFLTLFATCLPHHTVFKIWDSVFFEGSEIILRVSLAIWAKLGEQIECCETADEFYSTMGRLTQEMLENDLLESHELMQTVYSMAPFPFPQLAELREKYTYNITPFPATVKPTSVSGRHGKVRDSDEENDPDDEDAVATAVGCLGPFSGLLAPELQKYQKQIKEPNEEQSLRSNNIAELSPGAINSCRSEYHAAFNSMMMERMTTDINALKQQYSRIKKKQQQQVHQVYIRAGPAEEKVHGFLLGTKNQAADDKGPVTSILPSQVNNSPVINHLLLGKKMKMSNRPAKNAVIHIPGHMGGKMSPVPYEDLKTKLNSPWRTHIRVHKKTMTRTRSQLGCGDTVGLIEEQNEGCKTSSLGAAEASSSGAAAGREGSCSGSSTGRTIEGRSPEPSFGEADADVSEVQVKLEALELSQRDAAAGPEPKAHQPCPPPFSELSEAPGENRAPSKPPQGSHPKAPIFSPFPSVKPLRKSATARNLGLYGPTERTPTVHFPHMSRSFSKSGGGSSGTKKR
- the TBC1D30 gene encoding TBC1 domain family member 30 isoform X5, whose product is MRFTFNERSNPDDDSMGIQIVKDLHRTGCSSYCGQEAEQDRVVLKRVLLAYARWNKNVGYCQGFNILAALILEVVEGNEGDALKIMIYLIDKVLPESYFVNNLRALSVDMAVFRDLLSLKLPELSQHLDTLQRTANKESGGGYEPPLTNVFTMQWFLTLFATCLPHHTVFKIWDSVFFEGSEIILRVSLAIWAKLGEQIECCETADEFYSTMGRLTQEMLENDLLESHELMQTVYSMAPFPFPQLAELREKYTYNITPFPATVKPTSVSGRHGKVRDSDEENDPDDEDAVATAVGCLGPFSGLLAPELQKYQKQIKEPNEEQSLRSNNIAELSPGAINSCRSEYHAAFNSMMMERMTTDINALKQQYSRIKKKQQQQVHQVYIRAGPAEEKVHGFLLGTKNQAADDKGPVTSILPSQVNNSPVINHLLLGKKMKMSNRPAKNAVIHIPGHMGGKMSPVPYEDLKTKLNSPWRTHIRVHKKTMTRTRSQLGCGDTVGLIEEQNEGCKTSSLGAAEASSSGAAAGREGSCSGSSTGRTIEGRSPEPSFGEADADVSEVQVKLEALELSQRDAAAGPEPKAHQPCPPPFSELSEAPGENRAPSKPPQGSHPKAPIFSPFPSVKPLRKSATARNLGLYGPTERTPTVHFPHMSRSFSKSGGGSSGTKKR
- the TBC1D30 gene encoding TBC1 domain family member 30 isoform X4, with product MRQDKLTGSLRRGGRCLKRQGGGGGGGGGVGTILSNVLKKRSCISRTAPRLLCTLEPGVDTKLKFTLEPSLGQNGFQQWYDALKAVARLSTGIPKEWRRKVWLTLADQYLHSIAIDWDKTMRFTFNERSNPDDDSMGIQIVKDLHRTGCSSYCGQEAEQDRVVLKRVLLAYARWNKNVGYCQGFNILAALILEVVEGNEGDALKIMIYLIDKVLPESYFVNNLRALSVDMAVFRDLLSLKLPELSQHLDTLQRTANKESGGGYEPPLTNVFTMQWFLTLFATCLPHHTVFKIWDSVFFEGSEIILRVSLAIWAKLGEQIECCETADEFYSTMGRLTQEMLENDLLESHELMQTVYSMAPFPFPQLAELREKYTYNITPFPATVKPTSVSGRHGKVRDSDEENDPDDEDAVATAVGCLGPFSGLLAPELQKYQKQIKEPNEEQSLRSNNIAELSPGAINSCRSEYHAAFNSMMMERMTTDINALKQQYSRIKKKQQQQVHQVYIRADKGPVTSILPSQVNNSPVINHLLLGKKMKMSNRPAKNAVIHIPGHMGGKMSPVPYEDLKTKLNSPWRTHIRVHKKTMTRTRSQLGCGDTVGLIEEQNEGCKTSSLGAAEASSSGAAAGREGSCSGSSTGRTIEGRSPEPSFGEADADVSEVQVKLEALELSQRDAAAGPEPKAHQPCPPPFSELSEAPGENRAPSKPPQGSHPKAPIFSPFPSVKPLRKSATARNLGLYGPTERTPTVHFPHMSRSFSKSGGGSSGTKKR